In Halogranum gelatinilyticum, the DNA window TCCTCTCGCTTCTGGCGGGTATTACGACGCTCGCACTCACGGTCTTCGCCCTCCGCAACCGTGACGAGCCGGGGGCTCCCTCCTTCGCGGTCTTCACCTTCGGGGCAGCGGTCTGGTCGCTCTCCTACGCGGGAGCGCTCGTCACCTTCGACCCCGCCGCGCGCGAACTGTTCGAGATATCTAACGAGATCGGGCAGGCACTCGTCGCCCCCGCGTGGCTCATGTTCGCGCTCGGCTACACCGGCCGCAGCGAGGTCGTCACCCGGCGAGTCGTCGCCGCGCTTGCGGTCGTCCCCGTCGTGACGACCGTGCTCGTCGCGACCAACGACGCCCACCACTTGATGTGGGCGAACTACCACGTCGAACCGGCGTTCGGGGCGGCGACGGTGCTCTACGACCCCGGTCCGTGGTACTATCTCCACGCCGCCTACGGCTATCTCCTCATCGGGACGGGGGTGGCTCTCATCGGCGAGATGCTGCTCTCGCAGGGCGCGTTCTACCGCGAGCAGGCACTCGCGATGCTCGTCGGCAGCCTCGTCCCGACCGTCGCCCACGTCAAGCGGACCTTCGTCGTCGGTCCGTACCCCCAGATCAACTTCACGCCCATCGCGCTGGCCGTGACGGGGCTGGCGTTCGGCTACGCACTCTTCCGGTTCGAGCTGTTCGGTCTCACGCCGACGACCCGTCGTCTCGGCCGCCGGGCCGCCATCGACGACGTCGGCGTCGGCGTCGTCATCGTCAACCCCGAGGGGAGAATCGTCGAGGTCAACCGGAAGGCCCAGGACGTCCTGGAGATGTCCACCGACGAACTGCTCGAACGGCGGCTCGGCGACCTCGTGCCGGGGTTCGGACTCGAAGCCGACGGCGGGTCGCCGAAGACCGTCCTCACCGCGGGCGACGACCGGCGGACCTACGAGCTGACGACCTCCGCTATCGCCGACCAGCACGACCGCCTCGTCGGTCACACGGTGACGCTCAACGACATCACCGAACGCGAACAGCGTCGCCAACGGCTGGAGGTCCTCAACCGCGTCCTCAGACACAACCTCCGCAACGACATGACGGTCGTCCTCGGCTACGCTCAGACGCTCGAAGAGACGCTGCCCGAGTCGGAAGCGCGGATGGCGAGCACCATCGAGCGGAAGGCGCGGAGTCTCGTCGACATGAGCGAGAAGGCCCGCAAGCTCGAACAGCTCATCGAGTCGCCCGGCGACCCGACGCGCGTCGACGTCGCCTCGCTGCTCCGCGCGGTCTGTGACGAACTCGGCGACGCGTTCCCCGCGGCAACCGTCACCGCCGACCTCCCCGACGAACTGGTCGTCCGGACGGTCCCCGACGTGCTCGACGCCGTCGTCGAGAACCTCGTCGAGAACGCCATCGAACACAACGACGTCGACGCGCCGCAGGTGTGGGTCTCGGCAGCCGTCGACGGGGGTGGCTTGGTCGTCACCGTGGCCGACGACGGTCCCGGAATCCCCGACCACGAACTCGATACCATCGATGCGGGCACGGAGACGCCGCTGCAACACGGCAGCGGCATCGGGCTCTGGCTCGTCCACTGGGGCGTCAGATCGCTCGGTGGCGGTCTCTCCTTCGAGACGGGGACGGCGACGGACGGCCACGACGACTCACGCGGAACGACCGCGACCGTCCGGCTGCCGGTGCGGTGAGCCGGGCGAGCGTCTCGGCCGTCTGAAGGTCCCGTCCGTATTCACGTCGCGTCTGCGTTCACGCCGTGTTGACTTCCCAGCCCGTCGACCCGCCTGACGCGTCGCTCACCGACGATGAGAGAAGAGAGAAACCGCGGGCGTGTCGTGCTTAGTCGCTCTGGATGCGCGGCGCGAGCATGTACGTCACGTGGCCCATGCCCTCACCGAACTCGTAGTGGAGCTTGACGGGGAACTCCTCGCCGAGTTCGATGGTGACCTCGGCGTCGGAGGGGATGGCCTTGTTCATGTCCTTGAGATAGTCGAGGCTGAACAGCGAGTCGGCCGGTCCGGCCTGCAGCGAGATGAGTTCGTCGCTGCCGATCTTGAGGTCGACGTCGTCGGTGTCGCCCTCGGCCTCGATGTAGAAGGCCTCCTCCTCCTCGTCGACGTGCAGGCGGATGTGGTCGGAGACCATGTCGGCGGCCTTGATACCGCGGTCCATCTGGTTGCCCTCCAAGACGATTTCGGCGGGGAGGTCGAGGTCCGGAATGTCCGGCTCCTGGCGGATGGAGTCGGGGTCGATGAGTGCCAGCGTGTAGGAGAGACCCTCGATCTGGATGTGGAGCTTGCGGGTCTCCTCGTCGAGTTCGAGCTGGATGAGGTCGCCGGAGTTGGCCATGCCCGCGATGTCCTCGAGCCGCGAGAGGTTGACGCCGATGACGCCGCCGTCGGCCTCGTAGGACTCGAACGCCGCCGCCTCCAGCGAGAGGTCGACCATGCCGACGTTGGCGGGGTCGACCGCGCGGATGGCGAGTTCGTCCTCGTTCAGTCGGATCTTGCACTCCTCGACAAGCACGCTCACGGAGTCGAGCGCGTCCCGGAGGGTGGACGCACTGACGATGGCCTTGAACATATGGTGCGTGCTACGAGATGGGCCTTAAAAATACTCCTGATTTAGTGTCTCGCCCGTGTGCGAGCGCGCGACGGAGCGGTGGGACACGGGTGCTCCAGCCGACAGCCAACAGCCGACGACCCCTGTCGACGACAACGAAGCCTGTTTAGGGCTTGGTGGTCTATCCGTGCTCAACAGATGCCACGCAAGGACCAATACTACAACAGGGCGAAACAGCAGGGCTACCGGGCACGGTCGGCCTTCAAACTGAAACAGCTGAACGAGTCGTCCGGGCTGCTGTCGCCCGGCGACCACGTCGTCGACCTCGGAGCCGCCCCCGGCGGCTGGCTGCAGGTCGCCGCCGAGGAGGTCGGCGAACACGGCAAGGTCGTCGGCGTCGACCTCCAGCGTATCAAAGAGCTGGAGGCGCGGAACGTGACGACCATCCGCGGCGACATGACCGAGGAGGAGACGAAGGAGAAACTGCTCGCCGAACTCGGCGAGGACGGTGCGGATGTCGTCCTCTCGGACATGGCCCCGAACATGACCGGCGAGTACAACCTCGACCACGCCCGGTCGGTCTATCTCGCCCGCCAGGCCTTCGAGGTCGCGCTCGACGTCCTCGACAGCGGCGGTGACCTCGCGGTGAAGGTGTTCGACGGCCCGGACCTGCCGGACCTGCGCGAAGACATGGAGAAGGAGTTCCAGTACGTCCGGGCGACCCACCCCGACGCCTCCCGGAAGGAGTCCTCGGAACTCTATCTCATCGGGAAGGGCCGCATCACCGCCCCCATCCGCACGGGCGACGAGCTCGAGGTCGAAATCGTCGACGTCGGCAGCGAGGGCGACGGCATCGCCAAGGTCGAGGACTTCACCGTCTTCGTCTCCGGCACGGAGACGGGTGACGTCGTCACCGTCGAGATTACGGACGTGAAACCGCGGTTCGCGTTCGCCGAGCGCGTCGCCGACGAGTAACCCGGCCACCGGCGCGGCCGCTCCGTGCCGTCTCTCTCACTTCCCTTCTCGCGCTCAGTCTTCCGGCTCCAGCGTCCCGACGCTCTCGGCTTCGAACTCTCTCTCGTGTATCTCCACCTCTCGCACCACGAGGTCGATGGCCAGTGCCGTCTCGCACGGCTCCTCCCGTCGGTGGATGCCCCGGCAGTGACCCGTCGCGATGATGTCGTGGAACGACGTGTAGCTCCCGCAGTTCGGACAGCGGACGCCCCGTTCCATGCTGTCGCGCTCCGTCAGTCGGATTCTGTGCGTCCCGCCCATACCGTGTGGTCTGTTACCAAAAGACATAAATACAGTTGTATCCGCCACTGACAGTCTCTGTGGGGCGAATCAGGGAGAATCAGGGAGAATCAGGGCGAAAACGGTCGGGAGCGCGAACCGGTAGGACGCGACGGCCGCCAGTCAGTCGGCGGTCGTCGGGACGACGCCGTCGTCGTCGCTGGCGCGGATCGCGCCGACGGTGGCGTAGACGAGCGGGGTGTCGACCAGCGCGATGAAGAGTTTCACGAGATACTGACCGACGACGATGCTGACGATGACGTTCGTCGGCGGGGCCTGACCGGTGCCGAGGAGGACGGGCGCGACGGCGAAGGCGACGACAGTGAAGATGACCGTGTCGATGAGTTGGCTCGTCGCCGTCGAGCCGATGTTGCGGAGCCAGAGGAACGACTCGCCCGTCATCTCGCGGATGCGGTGGAAGACGAGCACGTCCCAGTTCTGGCTGACGAGGTAGGCCAGCGACGACCCCAGGACGATGCTCCCGCCGGAGCTGAGGACGGTCGCGAACTGGTCGGGGTCGACCGGGCTGCCCTGTGCGGCCGGGAGCTGGATGGTCGCGAAGACGAGCGCGAGCATTACGAAGTTCATCGCGAAGGCGACGTTGACGACGCGGCGGGCAAAGCGCGGGCCGTAGAGTTCCGAGATACAGTCGGAGGCGAAGTAGGTCGCCGCGTAGGCCAGCGTCCCGCCGGGGGCGGTGAGGACGACGCCGACGACCGGCACCGTCAACGCGAGCAGTTTCGAGGAGACGAGCTGGGCGGTGACGAGTGCCGTGACGAACAGGCCGACGAGGGCGATAGGAGCGAGCGAAGGCTCGTAGCTGCTGTCATTCATCTTTCAGTCGGCCGTGTCGCTGGTCGATCTCGTCGAGGAGGTCCAGCGTCTTGCGGATCGATGCCCGAATCGCGTCGCTGCGGTTGACGAACTTGCCGTTCTCGCCGACGTGTTCGTCCAGATCGGCGAGCAGTTCGTCAGGGATTTCCACGCTTATCTTCGCCATACGCTGGGGTTCGTGGGCGAATACTTACCTCTTACACTTCGACACGCGGATGCAAGTGTTACCCCTATCTCGTTCGAAGCCGAAAGAAAACAGCAGGCAGCGACGCGTCGGATGGTCGGCGACTACGCGTCCGCGGTTCGGGGGTTCACGAGGTCGCGGCGGCCGCCGAACGTCAAGATGAACAGCACGGCCAGTCCGACGCCGTAGGCGGCCATGAGCGGAATCGTGACGAGGAACATCGTCAGGATGCCCGCGGGGGTGAAGAAGGCCGCGAAGGTGAGGATACCGACCGTCACCTCGCGCCAGCGGCCCCGCATCGCCTTGTAGGAGACCCCAGCCGTGTTCAGAAGCACCATCAACACCGGGATGTCCGCGAGGAGCCCGATTCCGGCCGTCGTGTAGAAGATGAGCCAGAAGAAGTCGGTGATGCGGTAGCTGATGACCATGTTCGCGGACACCGTGTCGGCGACGAGGTAGCTGATGACCGTCGGGGCGACGTAGCTGTAGCCGAGGGCGAACCCGCCCACGAGACCGACGAGCAGCGCGCCGACCCAGCCGAAGATGACGTAGCGGCGGCCGTAGACGAGCTTCCGCTCGCGGAGTGCGGGCCACGCCAGGAACGCGATGAGCGGCAGCGTCATGATGCCCGCGACGAGAGTCGAGAACTTCACCTCGAAGATGAGTGCCTCGACGGGATGCAGCGTGATGACCGTCAGCGAGTCGGGGTTGACCGCGGCCGGAAGCCGGTCGAGGAAGTCGTTTTTCACCTCGCCGATACCGCCGCTGTAGAGCCAGGTGAACGTCCCGCCGAGGACGAGCATGAACCAGCCGACCACCCAGAACGCCTTCGAGGTGACGCTGTCGACGATGAACATGATGTCGGTGTAGTAGCCACCGATGTCGTCCTCGTCGCGCTCGCCCTCCGTCAGCTCCGAGAGGAACGAGCCACCGGCGCGGGTCGCGCGGTCCTCGATGCTCCCGGGCGCGGTCTCGTCGTCGCCGTCGCCATCGTCGTCGGCGTCCGGCGTCTCGATGGCCACGTCACCGTCGCCCTCGATGTCGGCCGTCTCGGCCTCGTCGAAGCGGTCGAGGATGGCCTGAGCCTTCGCGTGGTCGCCGTCGTCCATCGCGTCGCTGGCAAGCTGGAGTGCCTGCGGTTCGGTGAGCGCGGCGAAGGCTTCGAGCGGGGCCGCCCGGACGCCCGCCTCGTCGAGTTCGCCGAGGTCGAGCGCGGTCGGGTCGCCCATCGCACCCTCGTCGGGGACGTCCTCGTCCAGCGTCGACAGGACGAAGTACATCAGCGCGACGACGACGCCGACGAGACCGAGGGCGGCTCCGACGAGGACGGCGTTGAGCGTCGGCGACAGCGGGAGCAGTTCGCCCGCCGAGAGCAGCCGGTAGTCGGTGTACGTGCCGACCGTGCTCGTATCGAGGTACGCGTTGATGGCCGTGACGGCACCGCGGGTGTAGAACAGATACGCGGCGGCGACACCGCCGGCGAAGACGCCTGCGAGGACGTTCCACTTCGACGCCGCGAGCGCGCGGAAGCTCGTCCGCTCGCTGCTCCGACGGGCCGTCACCACGATCTTCGCGAGATAGAGGCTGAAGCCGTAGAGGATGAGCAGCGGTGCCGCCCACATGATCTGCGTGAAGGGGTCCGGCGGCGAGAAGACGGCACCGAAGACGAAGATGGCGACGACGGCGTAGCGCCACTTGTCACGGAACGTCTCGTAGGGGACGATCTCGGTGTACGACAGCCCCGTGATCGCCAGCGGCATCTGGGCGGCGAGACCGAACGAGATGGTCAGGAGGAAGATGAACTGCGCCCACTTGACGATGGAGTAGCGCGGCTCGAACGTGGCCGCGATGGCGTTCTCCGCGAGGAACTGGAACATCAGCGGGAAGAAGAGGTAGTAGCCGTAGAACAGCCCGAGCGCGAAGAGCACGAGCGACAGCAGGCCGACGAGGGCCACCTTCCAGATGGCGACCGGAGAGCGCGGCCAGTAGCCACGCTCCTCGAGCGCGTCACGAGCGAAGTAGATGAAGACCGGAAACGCGACGACGATACCGACGGCGAGGCTGATCTTCGCCTGTAAGAGGATGACGTCGAACGGCGTCTGGGCGATGATGACGACCTGTTCGCCGAGTTCCTGGCTCATCCGAGCCTTGGTCACGTCCTTCAGGAACTGCCACACACGGTACTGGAGAGCGTAGAACGCGCCGAGAAAGCCGATGAGGAAGACGATAAAGATCTTCTGCCCGTCTTTCTGGGCCGACCGCAACATGGCCCCGGCGGTCTCCCGGCCCTCACCGAGTGCGCGGCGGGTGTCCTCGTCGAGCGCGCTAGACATACAGTTTCGGAACCGTCTCGTCGTTATCAATCTTTTCGACTGCACCCGGCGAGCCAATGGAAAAAGGCCTATAACACAGCGGGAGCGTAGACCAACTGAATGGGCGACGAATCGGAGTCGGCTGGCGAGCCGTCGCGGGACCCCGACGGCAGCGACGAGCCGACAGACCGCGTCACGGAATCCACCGATACCGATACCGAACCGGCCGCAGAGCCGGAGGTAGCGGAGACCAGCGACGGCGACGGCGATGTCGATGGCGACGGTGCTGACGACGTTGCTGTCGCCGACAACGCTGACGATGCTGACGATGCTGCGGCCGACGCAGACGACGCTGATGTCGCCAACGACGCAGACGACGCAGACGACGATGCCGCTGTCGACGATGCTGACGACGATGCCGCGGCCGACGTCGACGACGATGCCGACGCTGACGACGTCGATACCGACGGAGCCACCGAGACGAGCGACTCCGACACCGACGACGGGGCTACCGCGGACGGCGAGTCGGACACGGGCGGACTCGAACCCGTCGACGACGCGGACGCTGCTGACGCCGACACCGACGCGGATGCCTCCGACAGTGCTTCCGAGGAGTCGCCGTCTCCGGACGCCGACACCGACGACTCCAGCGAGACGAGCGAGGCCGACGGCGGCTTCTCGAACGAGATGCCCGACGGCTTCGCCGAAGACTTCAGCCACCTCGAAGACGACGGCGACGACCTCGACGACTTCGAGGACGGCTTCATCGACGGTCCCGACTCCGACCAGGAGATGCCGCTTGCGGACCACATCGAGGAGATGGTCCGGCGGCTCGCCGTCGTCTTCGTCCTCGGTGGCGGGGTCGCGCTCTCGGTCTTCGGTCTCGGCGAAGTGCTCGCGTACGTCCCGAGCACCGTCGACATCATCAACTTCCTCTGGAACCAACACATCCCTGGTGCCGGTCTCCCCGGCAACGAGGATCTCCGCCCCCACGTCTACGGCCCGCTGGAACTCATCCTGACGAAACTGAAGGTCGCCGGCCTCGTCGGCGTCGTCGTCGGCCTGCCAGTCTTCGTCTACGAGTCGTATCTGTTCATGCGACCCGGACTGTACCAAAACGAGCGGAAATACTATCTGGCGTCCGTCCCGACGAGTCTCATCCTCGCGGTCGTCGGCGTCGCCTTCGCACACTTCGTCGTGCTTCCCTCCATCTTCGCGTACTTCACCAGCTACACGACGGGGACGGCGCTCATCGCGTTCGGTCTCGCGGAGACGTTCAACCTCATCCTCATCCTGATGGGCTACATGGCCATCGTCTTCCAGATTCCGCTGTTCATCATGCTCGCCATCATGATGAACCTCGTCACCCGCGAGTGGCTGGAGGACAAGCGGCTCATCTTCTGGGGGGCGTTCCTCG includes these proteins:
- a CDS encoding 23S rRNA (uridine(2552)-2'-O)-methyltransferase, with protein sequence MPRKDQYYNRAKQQGYRARSAFKLKQLNESSGLLSPGDHVVDLGAAPGGWLQVAAEEVGEHGKVVGVDLQRIKELEARNVTTIRGDMTEEETKEKLLAELGEDGADVVLSDMAPNMTGEYNLDHARSVYLARQAFEVALDVLDSGGDLAVKVFDGPDLPDLREDMEKEFQYVRATHPDASRKESSELYLIGKGRITAPIRTGDELEVEIVDVGSEGDGIAKVEDFTVFVSGTETGDVVTVEITDVKPRFAFAERVADE
- a CDS encoding ribbon-helix-helix domain-containing protein translates to MAKISVEIPDELLADLDEHVGENGKFVNRSDAIRASIRKTLDLLDEIDQRHGRLKDE
- a CDS encoding sensor histidine kinase gives rise to the protein MPSPLVFLSLLAGITTLALTVFALRNRDEPGAPSFAVFTFGAAVWSLSYAGALVTFDPAARELFEISNEIGQALVAPAWLMFALGYTGRSEVVTRRVVAALAVVPVVTTVLVATNDAHHLMWANYHVEPAFGAATVLYDPGPWYYLHAAYGYLLIGTGVALIGEMLLSQGAFYREQALAMLVGSLVPTVAHVKRTFVVGPYPQINFTPIALAVTGLAFGYALFRFELFGLTPTTRRLGRRAAIDDVGVGVVIVNPEGRIVEVNRKAQDVLEMSTDELLERRLGDLVPGFGLEADGGSPKTVLTAGDDRRTYELTTSAIADQHDRLVGHTVTLNDITEREQRRQRLEVLNRVLRHNLRNDMTVVLGYAQTLEETLPESEARMASTIERKARSLVDMSEKARKLEQLIESPGDPTRVDVASLLRAVCDELGDAFPAATVTADLPDELVVRTVPDVLDAVVENLVENAIEHNDVDAPQVWVSAAVDGGGLVVTVADDGPGIPDHELDTIDAGTETPLQHGSGIGLWLVHWGVRSLGGGLSFETGTATDGHDDSRGTTATVRLPVR
- a CDS encoding DNA polymerase sliding clamp, whose protein sequence is MFKAIVSASTLRDALDSVSVLVEECKIRLNEDELAIRAVDPANVGMVDLSLEAAAFESYEADGGVIGVNLSRLEDIAGMANSGDLIQLELDEETRKLHIQIEGLSYTLALIDPDSIRQEPDIPDLDLPAEIVLEGNQMDRGIKAADMVSDHIRLHVDEEEEAFYIEAEGDTDDVDLKIGSDELISLQAGPADSLFSLDYLKDMNKAIPSDAEVTIELGEEFPVKLHYEFGEGMGHVTYMLAPRIQSD
- a CDS encoding queuosine precursor transporter: MNDSSYEPSLAPIALVGLFVTALVTAQLVSSKLLALTVPVVGVVLTAPGGTLAYAATYFASDCISELYGPRFARRVVNVAFAMNFVMLALVFATIQLPAAQGSPVDPDQFATVLSSGGSIVLGSSLAYLVSQNWDVLVFHRIREMTGESFLWLRNIGSTATSQLIDTVIFTVVAFAVAPVLLGTGQAPPTNVIVSIVVGQYLVKLFIALVDTPLVYATVGAIRASDDDGVVPTTAD
- a CDS encoding twin-arginine translocase subunit TatC codes for the protein MSSALDEDTRRALGEGRETAGAMLRSAQKDGQKIFIVFLIGFLGAFYALQYRVWQFLKDVTKARMSQELGEQVVIIAQTPFDVILLQAKISLAVGIVVAFPVFIYFARDALEERGYWPRSPVAIWKVALVGLLSLVLFALGLFYGYYLFFPLMFQFLAENAIAATFEPRYSIVKWAQFIFLLTISFGLAAQMPLAITGLSYTEIVPYETFRDKWRYAVVAIFVFGAVFSPPDPFTQIMWAAPLLILYGFSLYLAKIVVTARRSSERTSFRALAASKWNVLAGVFAGGVAAAYLFYTRGAVTAINAYLDTSTVGTYTDYRLLSAGELLPLSPTLNAVLVGAALGLVGVVVALMYFVLSTLDEDVPDEGAMGDPTALDLGELDEAGVRAAPLEAFAALTEPQALQLASDAMDDGDHAKAQAILDRFDEAETADIEGDGDVAIETPDADDDGDGDDETAPGSIEDRATRAGGSFLSELTEGERDEDDIGGYYTDIMFIVDSVTSKAFWVVGWFMLVLGGTFTWLYSGGIGEVKNDFLDRLPAAVNPDSLTVITLHPVEALIFEVKFSTLVAGIMTLPLIAFLAWPALRERKLVYGRRYVIFGWVGALLVGLVGGFALGYSYVAPTVISYLVADTVSANMVISYRITDFFWLIFYTTAGIGLLADIPVLMVLLNTAGVSYKAMRGRWREVTVGILTFAAFFTPAGILTMFLVTIPLMAAYGVGLAVLFILTFGGRRDLVNPRTADA
- the tatC gene encoding twin-arginine translocase subunit TatC yields the protein MGDESESAGEPSRDPDGSDEPTDRVTESTDTDTEPAAEPEVAETSDGDGDVDGDGADDVAVADNADDADDAAADADDADVANDADDADDDAAVDDADDDAAADVDDDADADDVDTDGATETSDSDTDDGATADGESDTGGLEPVDDADAADADTDADASDSASEESPSPDADTDDSSETSEADGGFSNEMPDGFAEDFSHLEDDGDDLDDFEDGFIDGPDSDQEMPLADHIEEMVRRLAVVFVLGGGVALSVFGLGEVLAYVPSTVDIINFLWNQHIPGAGLPGNEDLRPHVYGPLELILTKLKVAGLVGVVVGLPVFVYESYLFMRPGLYQNERKYYLASVPTSLILAVVGVAFAHFVVLPSIFAYFTSYTTGTALIAFGLAETFNLILILMGYMAIVFQIPLFIMLAIMMNLVTREWLEDKRLIFWGAFLGLAFLVSPDPTGMAPIIIAITMVTLFEGTLALLRWTGN